ACGTTGAGCCCGACACGGGCAACATTGACGCTGGGTTGGTCGAGCCGGCCATAACGAGTAAGACCAAAGCAGTTGTGCCGGTGCACTTCGCCGGTCATCCGGCTGATATGGAAAAAATAGCTGGAATTGCCAGGGAGCATAATTTGATAGTGATAGAAGATGCCTGTCATGCTTTGGGGGCGAAATACCTTGGTTCGGCGATTGGCGATTGCAAGTATTCGGATATGGCGGTGTTCAGTTTTCACCCTGTCAAATCGATTACTACAGGAGAAGGCGGGGCGGTTTTAACGAACAACAAAGAATACCATGAGAAGCTTGTTATGTTCAGGCAACACGGAGTTACAAAGGCTGACAGTGCTTTTGTCAATAAGAGTGAGGATGCCGGCCAGTGGTATTATGAGATGCAACACTTAGGCTACAACTACAGGCTGACGGATATTCAATGTGCCTTGGGGATTTCGCAGCTCAAAAAGTTGGATATATTTATCCATGGAAGAAGGCGGATAGCCAACGCGTATAACCGAGCGTTTAAGGGTAATCCTTTTTTTGACCTGCCGGTGGAAAAAAGCAGCGTGAAGTCTGCGTGGCACTTATACGCCATAAGATTGAATGATGAATATAAAAGTGTGAAACCTAAGATATTCGAAGAATTGCACCTCAGGGGGGTAGGTGTTCAGGTGCATTATATACCTGTTTATCTTCAGCCGTATTATCGGCGGCTTGGTTACAGCAGAGATTTATGCCC
This Phycisphaerae bacterium DNA region includes the following protein-coding sequences:
- the pseC gene encoding UDP-4-amino-4,6-dideoxy-N-acetyl-beta-L-altrosamine transaminase; its protein translation is MSKFIPYGHQCIEEDDIRAVVEVLRSDFLTQGPKVKEFDGALADYCGAKYAVSFSSGTAALHGAYFAAGIKDGGEVITSPITFLATANAALFLGGRPVFVDVEPDTGNIDAGLVEPAITSKTKAVVPVHFAGHPADMEKIAGIAREHNLIVIEDACHALGAKYLGSAIGDCKYSDMAVFSFHPVKSITTGEGGAVLTNNKEYHEKLVMFRQHGVTKADSAFVNKSEDAGQWYYEMQHLGYNYRLTDIQCALGISQLKKLDIFIHGRRRIANAYNRAFKGNPFFDLPVEKSSVKSAWHLYAIRLNDEYKSVKPKIFEELHLRGVGVQVHYIPVYLQPYYRRLGYSRDLCPKAKDLYEREISIPIFRTMSDEDVQYVEDNVLSVFEQV